One genomic window of Vibrio natriegens NBRC 15636 = ATCC 14048 = DSM 759 includes the following:
- the nirD gene encoding nitrite reductase small subunit NirD, with protein sequence MSNWISICESTAIAPNTGVCAKVDDKQIAVFFSQRTNSLHAISNFDPIGKANILSRGILGCVGEILCVASPLYKQHFCLETGKCIENPEYNVPIYEVRNNNGMIELRQ encoded by the coding sequence ATGAGTAACTGGATATCAATCTGTGAATCAACTGCCATCGCACCCAACACCGGAGTTTGCGCCAAAGTAGATGATAAACAAATCGCGGTGTTTTTCAGCCAGCGCACTAACTCTTTGCACGCCATTTCTAACTTTGACCCTATTGGTAAAGCCAATATTTTATCGAGAGGGATTCTTGGTTGTGTGGGAGAGATATTGTGTGTTGCCTCGCCTTTATACAAACAACATTTTTGTCTGGAAACAGGCAAATGCATCGAAAACCCAGAGTATAACGTGCCGATTTATGAAGTCCGAAATAACAACGGCATGATCGAACTGAGACAGTAA
- a CDS encoding NarK family nitrate/nitrite MFS transporter codes for MESSKFTLFSFSGKMKILHLSWMAFFITFVVWFNFAPLLQMVKESLGLSSQEIKTLLILNVALTIPARVLIGMFTDRFGPRIVYSALLAICSIPCFMFAFADSFIQAAIARFLLGFIGAGFVIGIRLVSEWFPHNQLGTAEGIYGGWGNFGSAAAAFTLPTLALVFGGEDGWRYAIALTGVMSLLFSVVFYKNVSDTPKGATYFRPKHLSAMEVTSKGDFFFLLAMKVPMYAVLALLAWKLSPSNINMLEQGVVNAIYAGLALLYVIDANQVWKVNKSIFKKPVEPIHQYKFKQVAVLNVLYFATFGSELAVISMLPLFFSETFELSPVVAGMVASAYAFMNLMSRPGGGLISDKFGRKLTLLILTAGLAVGYFLMGQVNESWPVWLAVAAAMSCSFFVQAGEGAVFATVPLIKRRMTGQIAGMTGAYGNVGAVTYLTILSFVSYQTFFFVIAGTAVIGFAALMFMEEPSGKIAEVNEDGSVTLIDVSH; via the coding sequence ATGGAAAGCTCAAAATTCACCCTCTTTTCTTTTAGTGGAAAAATGAAGATCCTCCATTTAAGCTGGATGGCATTTTTTATTACCTTTGTTGTTTGGTTTAACTTTGCACCGTTGCTACAAATGGTCAAAGAATCACTTGGCCTTTCAAGCCAGGAAATTAAAACCTTGTTGATTCTAAACGTTGCACTGACTATCCCAGCGCGGGTACTTATCGGCATGTTTACCGATCGATTTGGTCCGCGAATTGTGTATTCAGCACTGCTGGCTATCTGCTCCATCCCATGTTTCATGTTCGCCTTTGCAGATTCGTTTATACAAGCAGCCATTGCACGATTCCTGCTTGGCTTTATTGGTGCAGGTTTCGTTATCGGTATTCGTCTTGTTTCTGAATGGTTTCCGCATAATCAACTCGGAACCGCGGAAGGCATTTATGGTGGTTGGGGTAACTTTGGCTCTGCAGCAGCCGCATTTACACTACCAACTCTAGCATTAGTCTTTGGTGGCGAGGACGGCTGGCGCTATGCGATCGCTTTGACGGGTGTAATGAGCCTTCTGTTCTCTGTTGTGTTTTACAAGAACGTATCTGACACACCAAAGGGCGCAACTTACTTCCGACCTAAACACTTGTCAGCAATGGAAGTGACATCAAAAGGCGATTTCTTCTTTCTTTTAGCGATGAAAGTACCAATGTACGCTGTACTCGCACTACTGGCGTGGAAGTTGTCACCAAGCAATATCAATATGCTTGAACAAGGTGTGGTAAACGCGATTTACGCGGGCCTCGCGTTGCTTTACGTCATCGACGCTAATCAGGTTTGGAAGGTCAACAAATCGATTTTCAAAAAGCCCGTTGAACCTATTCATCAGTACAAGTTCAAGCAAGTAGCGGTTCTAAACGTCCTGTACTTTGCAACATTTGGCTCAGAACTAGCCGTGATCTCCATGTTGCCACTTTTCTTTTCTGAAACCTTTGAACTATCACCGGTCGTGGCAGGCATGGTGGCATCCGCTTACGCATTTATGAACCTGATGTCGCGTCCGGGTGGTGGTCTAATCTCAGATAAGTTTGGTCGTAAACTGACACTACTAATTCTGACAGCAGGCCTTGCCGTAGGTTATTTCCTGATGGGACAAGTCAATGAAAGCTGGCCAGTTTGGTTAGCTGTGGCTGCTGCAATGTCTTGTTCATTCTTTGTGCAGGCAGGTGAAGGCGCGGTATTTGCAACGGTTCCACTTATCAAGCGTCGAATGACAGGGCAAATCGCAGGTATGACAGGCGCGTACGGCAATGTTGGTGCGGTGACTTATCTGACCATCTTGTCGTTTGTCTCATACCAAACCTTCTTCTTCGTGATTGCTGGTACTGCAGTGATCGGGTTTGCTGCTCTGATGTTTATGGAAGAGCCATCAGGAAAAATTGCAGAGGTTAACGAAGATGGTAGCGTCACTCTGATTGATGTGTCTCACTAA
- a CDS encoding bifunctional protein-serine/threonine kinase/phosphatase yields the protein MLVQEKSAQEIQHIEFSGCSLMGKRDENQDAFIVKYPTTRDELIHKGVVACIADGVSCSNQAQQASQTATTQFVTDYYATPSSWSIKRSAIELLTSLNSWLYSQGKDQLYHNGMVTTFSAIVIKSNTGYIFHVGDSRVYLYRDDTLTLLTRDHQRTNFGHQSYLTRALGMDEKVEIDFLTLALKENDTIVLTTDGVHETLTHEEIKQQISSADSSEALSQALCNNALFKGSTDNVSCTVLNVKELPSFNLTEYQTALLANNIPPALHQGQSLDHFEILDTLYEGPRSHVYLAFDRQKGGNVIIKAPSLNYSDDPETLKRFANEQWFSTQLDSRRVMKMYPRPVHSKFIYQVCEYIEGITLRQWMHDHPNPPLDSVREILDGIVKAVRVFQRADMVHRDLKPENIMITPNREVKIIDFGTVEAKGLREIQQEEATSFPLGSVNYTAPEYINTGEASTLSDLFSIGIIGYEMLTAHLPYKEHSQQTLQQARHVRWDYHSIKEYREDIPLWVDLAFKKATAEIPTNRYQALGDFIADLFTPNTQLLNGVDNKPLLKRNPILFWKSLALLACTAAVLEGLLLLRFTPN from the coding sequence ATGTTAGTTCAGGAAAAGTCAGCTCAAGAAATACAACATATCGAATTTTCCGGATGCTCTTTGATGGGTAAACGAGACGAAAATCAAGACGCCTTTATCGTCAAGTATCCAACGACTCGTGATGAGTTGATTCACAAAGGGGTTGTGGCTTGTATTGCTGATGGCGTGAGTTGCAGTAATCAGGCACAACAAGCCAGCCAGACCGCCACCACTCAATTTGTTACCGATTACTATGCGACGCCCTCAAGCTGGAGCATTAAACGTTCTGCGATTGAATTACTCACCAGTTTAAATAGTTGGCTCTATAGTCAGGGCAAAGATCAACTTTACCATAATGGCATGGTGACGACTTTTAGTGCCATTGTGATTAAATCCAATACTGGATACATTTTTCACGTTGGTGATAGCAGAGTGTATCTCTATCGCGATGACACACTGACTCTTCTAACCCGGGATCATCAACGCACTAATTTCGGCCACCAAAGTTATCTGACTCGAGCCCTTGGTATGGATGAAAAAGTCGAAATCGACTTTCTCACATTAGCGCTCAAAGAAAACGACACCATCGTTTTAACCACAGATGGGGTGCATGAGACCTTAACTCATGAGGAAATCAAACAACAAATTAGCAGCGCAGACTCCTCTGAAGCCCTTTCACAGGCTTTATGTAACAACGCTTTATTCAAAGGAAGCACTGACAATGTAAGCTGTACCGTATTGAACGTAAAAGAATTACCCAGCTTCAACTTGACTGAATACCAAACAGCCTTGCTCGCGAACAACATTCCACCAGCATTACACCAGGGTCAAAGCCTGGATCATTTTGAAATATTAGATACCCTCTACGAAGGCCCACGCAGCCACGTCTATCTCGCTTTTGATCGACAAAAAGGTGGCAATGTTATTATCAAAGCGCCCTCACTCAATTACAGTGACGATCCGGAGACATTAAAACGATTTGCCAACGAGCAATGGTTCTCGACTCAGTTGGACAGTCGCCGAGTAATGAAAATGTATCCAAGGCCCGTTCATTCAAAATTCATCTATCAGGTTTGCGAGTACATTGAGGGAATAACGCTGCGCCAATGGATGCATGACCACCCTAACCCACCTTTGGATTCAGTGCGTGAAATACTGGATGGCATCGTAAAAGCAGTTCGGGTTTTCCAACGTGCGGATATGGTGCATCGCGATTTGAAACCCGAAAATATCATGATCACACCAAATCGTGAGGTAAAGATCATCGATTTTGGTACGGTTGAGGCAAAGGGCCTGCGCGAGATACAACAAGAAGAAGCCACGTCGTTTCCGCTTGGATCGGTCAACTATACGGCTCCCGAGTACATCAATACTGGGGAAGCGAGTACACTCTCTGATCTCTTTTCTATCGGCATTATCGGCTACGAAATGCTCACCGCTCATCTGCCATATAAGGAACATTCACAGCAAACACTGCAGCAGGCTCGGCACGTAAGGTGGGATTACCACTCGATAAAAGAGTATCGGGAAGATATTCCGCTATGGGTAGATCTCGCGTTTAAAAAGGCGACCGCTGAGATCCCAACCAATCGGTATCAGGCTCTTGGTGATTTTATTGCTGATCTTTTCACGCCAAATACCCAACTATTAAACGGTGTCGACAACAAACCTTTATTAAAGCGCAACCCCATTTTATTTTGGAAGTCCCTTGCTTTGCTCGCTTGCACTGCTGCAGTGCTTGAAGGGCTACTTTTACTGCGCTTTACCCCCAATTAA
- the narL gene encoding two-component system response regulator NarL, with product MSSEEATIMLVDDHPLFRSGLRQLIALEEGLQVICEYSNGTDAIEGAVEHDPDLIILDLNMQGIDGLETVRQMREKGVTSRVVMLTVSDNEDDVLNAISSGADGYLLKDMEPEDIVTNIKQAVLGQLALSDRLTKVLLQSCNKPKKPAQESPLKTLTSRELEILSLISKGMSNKLIAHELSITDSTVKVHVKNLLKKLNVSSRLEAAVWMIDNQ from the coding sequence GTGAGCTCAGAAGAAGCAACGATAATGTTGGTCGACGATCACCCGCTATTTCGCAGTGGGTTGCGACAACTGATTGCCTTGGAAGAAGGTTTGCAAGTGATTTGTGAATACAGCAACGGGACTGATGCAATTGAAGGTGCCGTAGAGCATGATCCGGACTTGATTATTCTCGATCTTAACATGCAAGGAATAGACGGATTAGAAACTGTTCGCCAAATGAGAGAAAAAGGCGTCACCTCACGTGTTGTGATGCTGACCGTTTCGGACAATGAAGATGATGTTCTTAACGCAATTTCAAGTGGTGCGGATGGTTATCTGCTGAAAGACATGGAACCAGAAGACATTGTGACTAACATAAAGCAAGCCGTACTAGGACAACTTGCCTTGTCTGACAGACTGACCAAAGTACTGCTTCAGTCATGCAATAAACCGAAAAAACCTGCGCAAGAAAGCCCTCTCAAAACGCTCACCAGTCGCGAACTTGAAATTCTATCACTCATCTCTAAAGGCATGAGTAATAAGCTCATCGCTCACGAATTGAGCATCACAGACTCGACAGTAAAAGTCCATGTCAAAAATCTTTTGAAAAAGCTCAACGTCAGTTCGCGCTTAGAGGCCGCAGTCTGGATGATAGATAACCAATAG